The Candidatus Sulfotelmatobacter sp. genome includes a region encoding these proteins:
- a CDS encoding RsmG family class I SAM-dependent methyltransferase, which produces MGGILARQPWAAIERFVPAAADGRVERLVQLRRFVELLLQWNRRVSNLISKNDESRVVEAHLVPSLEPAEWIASHRLSRWLDFGSGGGFPAIPLALCGVGEHWDLVESR; this is translated from the coding sequence TGGGCAGCGATTGAGCGCTTCGTTCCCGCGGCAGCCGACGGCCGCGTCGAGCGTCTGGTCCAGCTCCGGCGGTTCGTCGAGCTGCTGCTGCAATGGAATCGCCGTGTTTCCAATCTGATCTCGAAGAATGACGAGTCGCGCGTGGTCGAGGCGCATCTCGTGCCATCGCTCGAGCCGGCCGAGTGGATCGCTTCGCACCGGCTCTCGCGCTGGCTGGATTTCGGATCGGGCGGCGGCTTCCCCGCGATTCCGCTCGCGCTGTGCGGCGTGGGCGAGCACTGGGATCTCGTGGAATCGCG